One genomic segment of Ricinus communis isolate WT05 ecotype wild-type chromosome 3, ASM1957865v1, whole genome shotgun sequence includes these proteins:
- the LOC107261020 gene encoding pentatricopeptide repeat-containing protein At4g33170, whose translation MLLKSNLKPDSIFSLKSPHSYSLLSFPFRFSSLSSPSSSQCFSLLRAAVSTSNLHLGKCIHANIITSGLTSDRFLANNLITMYSKCGSVSSARQLFDRTPDRDLVTWNAVLSAYARSDESEYDHVVEGFHIFRLLRERFVSTSKLTLAPMLKLCLLSGYVCASQAVHGYAVKIGLELDVFVSGALVNIYSKFGLVREARGLFDIMQERDVVLWNVMLKAYVEMGLVKEALSFFSQFHQSGLRPDDASMRCVVSGISEVGYDTGRRYIEQIQAYATKLFFCDDNTDVVMWNKKLSEYLQAGAFWAAVDCFINMLTSSHVKYDNVTLVVVLAAATGTGDLMLGKLIHGMTLKSGFDSVVSVANSLINMYSKMGFVSLAHTVFTGMNELDLISWNSMISCYAQNGLQKESVNLLVGLLRDGLQPDHFTLASVLKACSSLTEGLFLSKQIHVYVTKTSIIAENFVSTALIDVYSRSGLMAEAEFIFENKNKFDLAAWNAMMFGYIICGDHDKGLKLFAFMHEKGESCDEYTLATAAKACGSLVRLEQGKQIHALAIKFGLNSDLFLSSGILDMYIKCGNMEDGHLLFDNIPVPDDVAWTIMISGCVENGDEDRALSVYRQMRLSGILPDEYTFATLIKASSCLTALEQGRQIHANVIKLECASDPFVGTSLIDMYAKCGIIEDAYCLFRRMDVRNIVVWNAMLVSLAQHGHGEEALHLFKVMQSHSIKPDKVTFIGVLSACSHSGHVSEAYGHFHSMHKDYGIEPEIEHYSCLVDALGRAGRVEEAEKLILSMPFEPSASMYRALLGASRVLGDMDTGKRLAARLMALEPSDSSAYVLLSNIFAASNQWDGVTNARKTMHRKNVKKDPGFSWIDVKNRMHVFVVEDRSHPETDSIYDKVEEMMKRIKKEGYVPDKDFVLLNVEEEEKERSLYYHSEKLAIAYALLRTPPSSRIRVIKNLRVCGDCHNAIKFISKVYQREIVLRDANRFHSFTSGSCSCGDYW comes from the coding sequence ATGCTCTTAAAATCGAATCTCAAACCCGATTCCATCTTTTCTCTCAAATCTCCACACTCTTATTCTCTCCTTTCCTTTCCCTTCCgtttttcctctctttcttctcCTTCCTCCTCCCAATGCTTCTCTCTCCTCCGCGCCGCAGTCTCTACTTCCAACTTACATCTAGGAAAATGCATCCATGCAAACATCATTACCTCTGGCCTTACTTCAGATCGCTTCTTGGCCAACAATCTGATTACTATGTACTCCAAATGTGGCTCTGTCTCTTCCGCACGCCAACTGTTCGATAGAACGCCTGACCGAGACCTTGTTACTTGGAATGCTGTTTTGTCTGCTTATGCGCGATCAGATGAGTCTGAATACGACCATGTTGTTGAGGGTTTTCATATTTTCCGTCTTCTTCGAGAGCGCTTTGTTTCAACTAGTAAGTTGACTCTGGCCCCAATGCTGAAGCTGTGTTTGCTATCTGGGTATGTTTGTGCTTCACAGGCTGTACATGGGTATGCTGTGAAAATAGGTCTCGAATTGGATGTGTTTGTTTCGGGAGCTTTGGTTAATATTTACTCGAAATTCGGGTTAGTTAGGGAGGCTAGAGGTTTGTTTGACATCATGCAAGAGAGGGATGTGGTTTTATGGAATGTTATGCTCAAGGCTTATGTGGAAATGGGTTTAGTTAAAGAagcactttctttcttctcccaGTTTCATCAGAGTGGTTTGCGTCCTGATGATGCTAGTATGCGGTGTGTTGTCAGTGGGATATCTGAGGTTGGCTATGATACAGGAAGGAGGTACATTGAGCAGATTCAAGCTTATGCAACTAAATTGTTTTTTTGTGATGATAATACTGACGTTGTTATGTGGAATAAGAAATTGTCAGAGTATCTCCAAGCTGGTGCATTTTGGGCTGCTGTTGATTGTTTTATCAATATGCTTACATCATCACATGTGAAATATGATAATGTGACATTAGTCGTGGTTTTGGCTGCAGCTACTGGTACAGGTGACTTAATGTTGGGGAAACTAATTCATGGTATGACTTTGAAATCTGGGTTTGATTCTGTGGTTTCTGTTGCAAACAGTCTTATCAACATGTATTCAAAGATGGGATTTGTCTCTCTTGCACACACAGTTTTTACTGGCATGAATGAGTTGGATTTAATTTCATGGAACTCCATGATATCATGCTATGCACAGAACGGTTTACAGAAAGAGTCTGTGAATTTACTTGTAGGTCTATTACGTGACGGCCTTCAACCGGATCATTTCACATTAGCTAGTGTGTTAAAGGCTTGCTCCTCACTTACAGAGGGGTTGTTTCTTAGCAAGCAGATTCATGTTTATGTCACAAAAACCTCAATAATTGCTGAAAATTTTGTTTCGACTGCACTGATTGATGTTTATTCCAGAAGTGGATTAATGGCAGAAgcagaatttatttttgagaacaaaaataaatttgatttagcAGCATGGAATGCAATGATGTTTGGATACATAATCTGTGGCGATCATGATAAAGGACTGAAACTTTTTGCTTTCATGCATGAAAAAGGGGAGAGTTGTGATGAATACACATTAGCAACTGCTGCTAAAGCCTGCGGTAGTTTGGTCAGGTTGGAACAAGGGAAGCAAATTCATGCTCTTGCAATAAAATTTGGTTTGAACTCAGACCTATTTCTCAGCAGTGGCATTCTTGATATGTATATTAAATGTGGAAACATGGAAGACGGACACTTGTTGTTTGACAACATCCCTGTGCCTGATGATGTTGCCTGGACAATTATGATTTCAGGATGTGTTGAAAATGGAGATGAGGACCGTGCACTTTCCGTATACCGTCAGATGAGGCTCTCTGGCATCCTACCTGATGAATATACCTTTGCTACCCTTATCAAAGCCAGCTCTTGTCTAACAGCATTGGAACAGGGGAGACAGATTCATGCAAATGTAATCAAGCTTGAATGTGCATCAGATCCTTTTGTTGGGACCTCACTTATAGATATGTATGCTAAGTGTGGGATTATAGAAGATGCATATTGTTTATTTAGAAGAATGGATGTCAGAAACATTGTAGTTTGGAATGCCATGTTGGTGAGTCTAGCACAACATGGACATGGTGAAGAAGCCCTTCACCTTTTTAAAGTCATGCAATCTCATAGCATTAAACCTGACAAAGTTACCTTCATTGGTGTTCTTTCTGCCTGTAGTCATTCCGGCCATGTTTCTGAAGCCTATGGGCATTTTCATTCGATGCACAAAGATTATGGTATTGAGCCTGAGATTGAGCATTACTCTTGTCTTGTTGATGCCCTTGGACGTGCAGGGCGTGTTGAAGAGGCGGAAAAGTTGATATTATCAATGCCCTTTGAACCTTCTGCTTCAATGTACAGAGCCTTGCTAGGTGCTTCTCGAGTTCTGGGGGATATGGATACTGGTAAAAGGTTGGCAGCAAGGCTCATGGCCTTGGAGCCATCCGACTCGTCAGCATATGTTCTATTATCTAATATATTTGCTGCTTCCAATCAATGGGATGGTGTAACTAATGCTAGAAAAACAATGCACAGAAAGAATGTAAAGAAGGATCCAGGGTTTAGTTGGATAGATGTGAAGAACAGGATGCATGTGTTTGTGGTGGAAGATAGATCCCATCCAGAGACTGATTCAATATATGATAAGGTGGAGGAGATGATGAAGCGGATCAAAAAAGAAGGATATGTCCCTGATAAAGACTTTGTGCTACTAAATGTAGAGGAAGAGGAGAAAGAACGTTCGCTGTATTATCACAGTGAGAAGCTAGCTATTGCATATGCACTCTTGAGAACTCCTCCATCCAGCAGGATTAGAGTGATTAAAAACCTCCGTGTCTGCGGAGATTGCCATAATGCTATCAAGTTCATATCAAAGGTCTATCAAAGAGAAATTGTATTGAGAGATGCAAATCGCTTCCATTCTTTTACAAGTGGAAGCTGCTCCTGTGGTGATTATTGGTAG
- the LOC8258604 gene encoding protein NRT1/ PTR FAMILY 2.3: MVGLTLAGLGYLSNIIVYLIEEFNFESINAAQVSNVVTGGNNVFPIVGAILADSFLGYFSAVAISSCVSFLGLVLLVLTALLHSLRPAPCEIGSRSQYTLATMGANQFNKPEHQNTFFIWFFFTLYSSSVVGATAIVIIEEDASWALGFGICLAANFIGLVIFLLGNRYYRNDKPEGSPFTGLALVAVATINKRNVLLSSRSEDYYHEKDAKEKEAAASVLTKSFRFEAGFTGFFCYINYFYFIHNFLSK; encoded by the exons ATGGTTGGCTTGACacttgctggattaggataCCTATCCAACATTATTGTTTATCTTATTGAAGAATTTAACTTCGAGAGCATCAATGCTGCTCAGGTTTCAAATGTGGTTACTGGAGGCAACAATGTATTTCCTATTGTTGGAGCCATACTAGCTGATTCTTTCTTGGGATACTTCTCCGCTGTCGCTATATCTTCTTGTGTCTCTTTTCTG GGACTGGTTCTTTTGGTCTTAACTGCACTACTTCACTCACTGAGGCCTGCACCTTGTGAGATAGGGTCAA GATCTCAATATACTTTAGCAACAATGGGAGCAAACCAATTCAATAAACCTGAGCATCAGAATACTTTCTTCATCTGGTTTTTCTTCACTCTGTATTCTTCTTCTGTTGTTGGTGCAACAGCAATCGTCATCATAGAGGAAGATGCTAGTTGGGCGCTAGGATTTGGCATATGTCTTGCTGCAAATTTCATCGGACTAGTCATTTTTCTGCTTGGAAATCGATATTATCGAAATGATAAGCCGGAAGGAAGTCCATTTACAGGCTTAGCTCTTGTAGCGGTTGCTACTATTAACAAGAGGAACGTCCTGTTATCATCTAGGAGCGAGGACTATTACCATGAGAAAGATGCAAAGGAAAAAGAGGCAGCTGCTTCAGTGCTGACAAAGAGCTTCAGGTTTGAAGCTGGATTTACTGGGTTTTTCTGTTacattaattacttttattttatacacaattttctttcaaaatga
- the LOC8258602 gene encoding copper transporter 5, translating into MMHMTFYWSKEVTLLFDSWKTKTWLSYGLTLLVCVITSASYQFLENRRVQLKVNAANAGSAVGVDEPLLQSKTGGGKWSVARVAGAVLFGVNSAIGYLLMLAVMSFNGGVLLAVVFGLTIGYLLFRSEDENLTMILDNPCACA; encoded by the coding sequence atgatgcACATGACGTTTTACTGGAGCAAAGAAGTGACACTCCTCTTCGATTCATGGAAAACCAAGACATGGCTAAGTTATGGTTTAACTCTTCTCGTCTGTGTAATCACTTCCGCCTCGTACCAATTTCTTGAAAACCGACGCGTGCAACTTAAAGTCAACGCCGCAAACGCTGGTTCGGCGGTGGGGGTAGATGAGCCTCTGCTTCAATCAAAGACTGGTGGAGGAAAGTGGTCGGTGGCGCGTGTTGCCGGAGCTGTGCTTTTTGGGGTCAATTCGGCTATTGGGTACTTGTTGATGCTTGCTGTTATGTCTTTTAATGGAGGAGTGCTTTTGGCTGTTGTTTTCGGGTTGACTATTGGGTACTTGTTGTTTAGAAGCGAAGATGAGAATCTGACGATGATTCTTGATAACCCATGCGCTTGtgcttaa
- the LOC8258603 gene encoding uncharacterized protein LOC8258603 yields the protein MSSEAMGIKHNNAPAAGLEIENTKCECCGFTEECTASYIARVRERCGGRWICGLCEEAVKDESYRLSKAISVSEALELHMKFCQQFKSSIPPINPTGKLISAVKLLIRRSLDSPRKKNGSVFLSSSSSSFSCEFKLIN from the coding sequence ATGTCGTCTGAGGCCATGGGTATAAAGCACAATAACGCTCCAGCAGCGGGCTTGGAGATTGAGAATACAAAGTGCGAGTGTTGCGGTTTCACGGAAGAGTGCACGGCGTCGTACATTGCTCGCGTGCGCGAGAGGTGCGGAGGCCGATGGATTTGTGGTTTATGCGAGGAGGCGGTTAAAGATGAGAGCTATAGGTTGAGCAAGGCTATCAGTGTCTCAGAAGCATTGGAATTGCACATGAAGTTCTGTCAGCAATTCAAATCTTCAATTCCTCCAATTAATCCTACAGGGAAGCTGATTTCTGCTGTCAAACTTTTAATCCGGAGAAGTTTGGATTCGCCGAGGAAGAAGAATGGGTCGGTGTTTCTTTCCTCGTCGTCGTCTTCGTTTTCTTGTGagtttaagttaattaattag
- the LOC8258601 gene encoding probable serine/threonine-protein kinase PBL12, with product MTMKKGTWKCIILSCYKTEPLPESENQALKHTSFRRRSLSEVSNPSSPLSIEDLSNSFAGPKLHIFAFAELRTITQSFSRSNLLGEGGFGPVYKGFVDDKLRPGLAAQPVAVKSLDLDGLQGHKEWMAEIIFLGQLRHQHLVKLIGYCSEEDQRLLVYEYMPRGSLENQLFRRYSAALPWSARMKIALGAAKGLAFLHETDPPVIYRDFKSSNILLDSDYIAKLSDFGLAKDGPDGEETHVTTRVMGTQGYAAPEYVMTGHLTTMSDVYSFGVVLIELLTGRRSMDDTRPGRDQNIVEWARPLLKDLNKLDRIIDPRLEGQYSSSGAQKAAALAYKCLSHHPKPRPTMSYVVKVLESLQDFDDTFLAPFVYIVPNENGSKKCFGREEGIKSEGAKDASEEIGHHRTSHRHPRGWRHRIKLPVSRIGYSDSAVYENIENGFSSPENPGN from the exons ATGACTATGAAGAAAGGAACATGGAAATGCATAATCTTGAGCTGTTACAAGACTGAACCCCTGCCTGAATCTGAAAATCAGGCCTTAAAACATACTTCTTTTCGGAGGCGATCCCTGTCAGAAGTGAGTAATCCTAGTTCACCACTCTCCATTGAGGATCTTTCAAACTCTTTCGCAGGTCCGAAACTGCATATTTTCGCATTTGCAGAATTAAGAACCATAACGCAGAGTTTCTCAAGGAGTAACCTGCTCGGTGAAGGTGGGTTCGGACCTGTGTATAAAGGGTTTGTCGATGATAAGCTTAGGCCTGGATTGGCGGCTCAACCTGTAGCTGTGAAGTCTCTTGACCTGGATGGATTGCAGGGCCACAAGGAGTGGATG GCAGAAATAATCTTTCTTGGACAGCTGAGACATCAACATCTGGTTAAATTGATTGGATATTGTAGTGAGGAGGACCAAAGACTATTGGTATATGAGTACATGCCAAGAGGCAGCTTAGAAAATCAACTCTTCAGAA GGTATTCAGCTGCGTTGCCATGGTCGGCTAGGATGAAAATTGCATTAGGTGCAGCTAAGGGTCTGGCCTTCCTTCATGAAACTGATCCACCGGTGATATACCGAGACTTCAAGTCTTCAAATATCCTTTTAGACTCT GATTACATTGCAAAACTCTCAGACTTTGGACTTGCAAAGGATGGTCCTGATGGAGAAGAGACACATGTAACAACCCGAGTAATGGGAACGCAAGGTTATGCTGCCCCTGAGTATGTCATGACTG GTCACCTAACAACAATGAGTGATGTATACAGCTTTGGTGTAGTTCTGATAGAGTTGTTAACCGGTAGACGTTCAATGGATGACACCCGCCCAGGTCGAGACCAGAATATTGTAGAATGGGCAAGACCATTATTAAAGGATCTAAACAAGCTAGACAGGATTATAGATCCAAGACTTGAAGGACAATATTCAAGCAGTGGAGCTCAAAAGGCAGCTGCATTAGCTTACAAATGTCTCAGCCATCATCCAAAACCTAGACCCACTATGAGTTATGTAGTAAAGGTCTTGGAATCCCTTCAGGACTTTGATGACACATTTTTAGCACCATTTGTATACATAGTTCCAAATGAAAATGGCAGCAAGAAATGTTTTGGGAGGGAGGAAGGAATTAAAAGTGAAGGAGCAAAGGATGCTAGTGAAGAAATTGGACATCATAGAACCAGTCATAGGCATCCCCGCGGTTGGAGACATCGGATCAAACTGCCTGTGTCTCGAATCGGTTATTCGGATTCTGCTGTTTATGAGAATATTGAAAATGGTTTTAGCTCTCCTGAAAATCCTGGAAATTAG
- the LOC8258606 gene encoding polyadenylate-binding protein-interacting protein 7 → MSLSKKGSQTNTTKLNIPSKATALNPNAAEFVPFSLRSLSSPSGSTSNAAATTARFATSGPVGKAVLDRSESSISTTSDEEAHQFWRHQLPDDITPDFKVMGEDESQSLGGLSLAGLSLHDSSEVPKFPASVGSGYILTEQQEPSPRHINGSSFSEKMRYAIASYGEDPTSAAGYLNLPTKPWDKQIINNDHLLGNGREVHPYNGNSRRGFMNDMLGEQAIVDEPDMNPLDFLASHFPGFAAESLAEVYFANGYDLNLTIEMLTQLELQVDGGFNQNMNSKALSAPNLSAMDFPALPVPDSQNSPSKYSGDDIQQSGNPYRSSDKENILLFKSSSSTPSRGGAIDFASAVRKLASQDSGIWKYERNGSADSAVGSSRSSHVLASSYSSGNGRGIYSERAQNRGSARAAPVWLETGEAVANMYSELREEARDHARLRNAYFEQARQAYLIGNKALAKELSVKGQLHNMHMKAAHGKAQESIYRLRNPISSEMQGNGRGHERMIDLHGLHVSEAIHVLKHELSVLRSTARAADQRLQVYICVGTGHHTRGSRTPARLPIAVQQYLLEEEGLDYTEPQPGLLRVVIY, encoded by the exons atgagCTTATCTAAGAAAGGGTCTCAAACCAACACCACCAAGCTAAATATTCCCAGCAAGGCAACTGCTTTGAATCCAAATGCAGCAGAATTCGTTCCCTTTTCCCTTAGATCGTTATCTTCACCATCTGGAAGTACATCAAATGCAGCAGCCACTACAGCAAGGTTTGCTACTTCTGGGCCTGTAGGGAAAGCAGTTCTTGATCGATCAGAGTCTTCTATTTCTACTACATCTGATGAGGAGGCCCATCAGTTCTGGCGCCATCAGCTCCCTGATGATATCACCCCTGACTTCAAGGTCATGGGAGAAGATGAATCTCAATCACTAGGAGGGCTCTCTTTAGCAGGCTTGTCTTTGCATGACAGCAGTGAAGTTCCTAAGTTCCCTGCTTCTGTTGGCAGTGGATACATATTAACCGAGCAACAGGAACCATCCCCAAGGCATATAAATGGTAGCAGCTTCAGTGAAAAGATGAGATATGCTATTGCTTCTTATGGAGAAGATCCAACTTCAGCAGCTGGTTATTTGAATTTGCCAACTAAACCGTGGGACAAGCAGATTATTAACAATGATCACCTTCTTGGCAATGGTAGGGAGGTACATCCATACAATGGGAATTCAAGGCGGGGATTTATGAATGATATGTTAGGTGAACAGGCAATAGTTGATGAACCTGACATGAATCCTTTAGACTTTTTGGCTTCACATTTCCCTGGGTTTGCTGCTGAAAGCCTTGCGGAGGTTTACTTTGCAAATGGATACGACTTAAATCTCACTATTGAGATGCTTACTCAGCTAGAG CTTCAAGTCGATGGTGGTTTCAATCAGAATATGAACTCAAAGGCGTTGTCAGCTCCCAATCTTAGTGCCATGGACTTTCCAGCGCTTCCCGTGCCAGATAGTCAGAATAGTCCTTCAAAATATTCTGGGGATGATATTCAGCAAAGTGGCAATCCTTATCGATCTTCTGACAAAGAGAACATACTTTTATTCAAATCCAGTTCCTCCACCCCATCTAGAGGTGGTGCAATAGATTTTGCTTCAGCTGTCAGGAAGTTGGCATCTCAAGATTCTGGCATATGGAAGTATGAGAGAAATGGTTCTGCTGATTCCGCGGTTGGTTCAAGCAGAAGTTCTCATGTGTTAGCTAGCTCATATAGCAGTGGAAACGGGAGAGGCATTTATTCAGAGCGGGCACAAAATCGTGGTTCAGCTCGAGCAGCTCCTGTCTGGCTTGAAACTGGAGAAGCAGTGG CAAATATGTATTCTGAGTTGCGGGAAGAAGCTCGTGATCATGCAAGGTTACGAAATGCCTATTTTGAACAG GCACGGCAAGCATACCTCATTGGAAATAAGGCTCTAGCCAAAGAATTAAGCGTGAAAGGGCAGCTGCATAATATGCATATGAAAGCAGCTCATGGGAAGGCTCAGGAATCTATATATCGCCTAAG GAACCCAATTAGTTCCGAGATGCAGGGAAATGGGAGAGGACATGAACGGATGATAGACCTTCATGGTCTACATGTGAGTGAAGCAATTCATGTGCTAAAGCATGAACTAAGTGTTCTCAGGAGCACAGCTCGAGCTGCAGATCAGCGGCTGCAGGTTTATATTTGTGTTGGGACAGGTCATCACACAAGGGGTTCCCGAACTCCAGCAAGACTGCCAATCGCTGTCCAGCAATACCTGCTTGAAGAAGAGGGCCTTGATTACACTGAACCACAGCCAGGGCTGCTACGGGTAGTGATCTATTGA